The region GGGGCTGAGGGCCACAGGTCCGGTGATGCAGGTCGGGTGCCCAAGGGGCGCCGCAGCCGTCGCCGGAGTCGGGGAACGGGCGGACGAGTCAACCACGGTCACGCGATGGCTCTCACCGGTCCACGCCTCCCATCACCGGGTCGATGCCGGCCACGGCGACGATGACGTCCGCGACCTGCCCGCCCTCGCACATCGCGGCCATCGTCTGCAGGTTGGTGAAGCTCGGGTCGCGGAAGTGCACCCGGTAGGGGCGCGTGCCGCCGTCGGAGACTACGTGCACGCCCAGCTCGCCCCTGGGGGACTCGACCGCCGTGTAGGTCTGCCCCGGCGGGACGCGGAAGCCCTCCGTCACCAGCTTGAAGTGGTAGATCAGCGCCTCCATGGACTCGCCCATGATCTTGCGAATGTGGTCCAGCGAGTTGCCGAGCCCGTCCGCGCCGAGCGACAGCTGGGCCGGCCACGCGATCTTCTTGTCCGCGACCATTACCTCGCCGCCGCCGCCCGTGAGCTGTTCCAGGCACTGCTCGACGATCCGCAGCGACTGCTCCATCTCGTGCAGCCGGATCAGGAACCGCCCGTAGGAGTCGCAGGTGTCGGCGGTCTCGACCTCGAAGTCGTAGCCCTCGTAGCCACAGTACGGCTGCGACTTGCGCAGGTCGTGCGGCAGGCCGGTGGCCCGCAGGATCGGGCCGGTCGCGCCCAGCGCCATGCAGCCCGCCAGGTTCAGATAGCCGACGTCCATCAGCCGGGCCTTGAAGGCCGGGTTGTTGGTGGCGAGCTTGTCGTACTCGGGCAGCCGCGAGCGCAGCAGCCTCACGCCCTCGCGGATATCGTCCAGCGCGCCGGGCGGCAGGTCCTGCGCCAGCCCGCCGGGCCGCACGTAGCCGTGGTTCATGCGCAGGCCGGTGACCAGCTCGAAGATGTCGAGGATGACCTCGCGGTCACGGAAGCCGTAGACCATCAGCGTGGTGGAGCCGATCTCCATCCCGCCTGCGGCCACGGCGACCAGATGGGAGGAGATCCGGTTGAGCTCCATCATCATCACGCGGATGACGCTCGCCCGCTCCGGGATGTGGTCGGTGATGCCCAGCAGCTTCTCCACCGCCAGGCAGTAGGCCGTCTCGTTGAACAGCGGCATCAGGTAGTCCATGCGGGTCACGAACGTCGTGCCCTGGACCCAGTTGCGGAACTCCATGTTCTTCTCGATGCCGGTGTGCAGGTAGCCGATGCCGCAGCGGGCCTCCTTCACCGTCTCGCCGTCGATCTCCAGGATCAGCCGCAGCACACCGTGCGTGGACGGGTGCTGCGGACCCATGTTGACGATGATCCGCTCGTCGTCCGCCTTCTCCGCCGCGGAGAAGATCTCGTCCCAGTCGCCGCCGGTGATCGTGTAGGTGTGACCCTCGGTGGTGTCGCGGGCGCCTGCCGGTTCATGCTCGGGGCTGCTCATCGGCTGTAGAACCTCCGGTGTGGTCGCCGATCGCGTCCGCGTGTGCGAGCTGCGCGCGACCAGACACATCATCCAGAATTGCGCATCTTCGGCAGGAATGCCCACCCGTCCTGGACCTGGCCCACAACGCCGCCCCCGGCACCCTGTACGCGATCTTCCAGCTCCTCACCGCGCTGCTGCTGCTCTCGGCCGCGTCCTCCTCCTTCCAGGCCGGGCCCGGCCTGCTGAAAGCACTGGCCCGTCACCACGGCCATGGCGGCACCGATGCCGGAATCCTGCCCGCCGTGTGGGGACGTACCAACTGCACCACGCCCCGTACTGGGGCGTGCTGCTCTTCCTGGCCGTCTCCGCGGTCGTGATCATCGCGGCCGGCGGTGACGACCAGCGGCTGGTCCTGTTCTACGCCGTTTCGGTGTTCATGGCCTTCCTGGCCGGACTGATCGCCATGTCCCGCTTCTCGCTGCGCGAACGCCGCTTCGGACACGCGGCGGTCAACCTCGTGGGCGCGGTCGCCGTCGCCTTCGTGCTGGTGGTCAACCTCTCCCGGGGCGAGCCGATCGCCTCCCTGGGTCGCCGCGGTCGCGATCGCCGCGGTCCTGCACCGGATGTGGGTCAAGGCCGGACGCCCGCGCGGCATCCGCGACGTCACGGCCGAGGCCGAAGCCGGCCGCTGAGCCCGCCCGGTCGCGTCAGGTCAGGGGATTCGGAGCGAATACCGAGCCGCACATGACGGGGTGCAGCATCGGGCCTTGGCGCCACTCCTCCGCCTGTCCCACACGCACGGCGCGTTCACGATCGAAGCAATCCACTGACACTTCCTGGCAGTACCACTGACGTTCTCGTGGCAGACGACACGATGGCGTTGGCGATGGCCGGGCTGCGCCGGTAGTGGCACACCAGGCATTCACCGGTGCCGACCCGCATGCCCAGCTCGTCGCCGCCGTCGGAGCTGAACGCCTCGTAGCCACACCGGGCACTCCTGAAGCTCCAGCGCGCTCGGATCGTCGGGGGTCGGGCCGGTGTGGAGGTCGACCGCGGCCGCCGCCCGACGGCCGGCCTCCTCCTCGGTCTTCGACGGTGGGCACCTGCCCCAGCTGCGCATGTGGGCGGGTGAGCACTGGCAACTCGCGTACTGGACCACCGACGATGACGACCAGGCCACCCCACCGCGCTGCCCGCCCCCGGTCACGGCCGCGCAGCGCGGCCACGCCCAGGCCCGTCGACGGCGTACGGCCCGCCAGTCCGCACCACCCGCCACCCCACCAGCTGCGCCGCGACCGCCAGTGCCGATACCGAGCGACCAGCCGCCCGCCGAGAGGAACGCAGCACAACCCACCTCACCCGAGCCGCACCCGTCTACAGAGCTGCGGCCACCAGCGCAGGATGCCCCGGCGGCTGGCATGAACGAGCCGGCCACAACGGATGCCCCCGCCGCCGCGCCCGACGCGGGCCCGGCCCCCGCCGGTCAGCCAGCGGCAGGCGTTCCGCCCAGGCCCGAGCAGCCGCCGGCCGTTCCCGCAGACGCCGCCCCGGAGCAGCCCTGGCAGGGGCCACCGCTGCCGCCCTTCCCGCCGCCCGGCCCGGGTGAAGACGGGCGGCGGGGCGCGCTGCGGCGGTGGCTGAAGCGCGCACGTCGAAGGGCGTGAGCACCGGTGGGCCCAAGCTGCCGGAAGCGGCTGATCCAAGGCACAGCGCCTGAGACAATGGTGGGCATGGCGAATGAGGCGGCGACGTACGACGAGCGGCTGCGGGACCTGGAGGCGGAGGCGTTCCGCACTGGGCGGACACTTGCGGAGCACAGCGAGCAGCTGGCGACGATCGGTGAGCAGCAGCGTACGGCGTTCGGGAACATCGATTCCCTCGCCAACGCCGTCGGAGCGCCGGGAGACCGGTCGATCACTCAGCGTCTGGACGGGATCGAGCGTGCCGTTGGCACGATGGGAGACGCCATCGGCTCGATGGAACGTCTTCTGGTCGCCCTCGCTCGTGCGCAGGGCATCGACCCTGACAGCGTCTCCTGACCTGGGAGCTTGAGGGCAGGGCCCCGACGCCGGCTGACGTTTAGAACCTGAGGCTACGGCCCCGTACCTGCTGGTGATCAGCAGGTACGGGGCCGCAGCCGTTTGAGCGCTCCAGTGGACTCGCAACGCGCGGATCCGTGTGCAGCGGCGCGGTCGGCCCATGTGGGGTCATACGATCAACTGCTATGAGCATCACGCGCAGACAGCTCGGCCACGGTCCGCAGCCGCAACCTCCTGCCGGCACCCAGCTCGAGACGGGCAGTGTCCGTCGGGTGAGCGCCACCGAGGCTGACATCGATGCGGCGCCGCTGTACCGGCCGGGCGGGCTGGAGCACCTCGCTCACCTTCGCGAGAGTGGTGTGCTTCGCTCGCCGGATCGGCCCTCCTGACCGTAGTACGTGACGAGGCACAGGCGGCCGGGGGGCTCCGGCGGCTCCCCTTGCCCGTCGGGCTGCGCCCGTCCCTCTACTCGCAGTAGAGTCGAGGGTATGGCAGACGAAACGAGTATCAAGGTGAGCTCGGCCGCGCGTGACCGGCTTGCCGTTCTGGCGGCCGAGGGCAACACGACGATCCGGCAGCTTGTCGAGGAGCTCGCCGAGGGCCGGCCGACCCAGGCCGAGTACGCGGAGCGTGCCGCGCAGGCCCGCGCCGAACTCGCCTCCGTCCTGGGCAACGTGCCCAGCGAGGAGGCCGAGGCGAAGGCCCGCGGTCTCCTGGAGCGCCTCGCCGCCGGCCAGGGCTCGGCGGCCGCATAGTGGGGCCGATCGCGGTCGTCCTGGACCACACGACCGCCGCCGCTCTCCACGACCCCAAAGATCCGTACAACGAGGCCGTCGCCGCGTTCTACGTCCAGGCGTCCGGGGGCCTGGGTACCCTGTACGCCCCGGTGCTCTCCCTGACGGTCGGCGACAGCGGGCAGTCAGGTCTCCTGGCCTATATCAAGGGGCTGCGGTTCATCACGATCGAGCCCTTCGACACGGAAGCCGCGCTCACCGCCGCTGGGTTGCTGCCTGCCGGGTACCCCTGGGCAGCCGTCCACGCCATCCACGCCGCCCGCCCCTGCGCCGACTTCCCTGCCGGGCGCTTCCTGCTCACCCTTACGCCCGACCTGTACGAAGGGGCTGGCGTCCAGGCCGTTCACCCCGACCAGTAGCAGGCCGCTCCGGGCCCGGGCCGCGGAGCGGCAAGCGCCTTACCTGCCCGCGTTCGGTTACGACGCGGGCCTCTTCCTCGAGGTCTTCTTCGCGGCCGTCTTCTTCCCGCTCCCGCTCTCCTTCTTCGCGGTGGTCTTCTTCGCGGTGCTCTTCTTCGGCGCCCGCTGCCTGCTGATCTCGTGCACCTCGGCTTCGTCGCCGGTGTCCTCGCCGCGGCTCTTCCTGGCGGCCCGCACACTGTCCTGCAACGCGGACATCAGGTCTACGACCTTGCCCTTTGGCTCGGCCGGCGCCTCCGCGTGAGGCAGCTCGACTCCCTCAGTCTTTGCTCTGATGATCGCTTCCATGGCTTCGCGGTACTGGTCGCGGTACTGGCTGATGTCGGTGGGGCCGATGGCGTCCATGAGGGCCATGGCCTCATCCACTTCGGAGTCGGAGATGTCGACGCCGCTGGGTGCGATGCCTTGGGCGGATCGGATTTCGTCGTCCCAGTGCATGACCTGTAGGGCGATCGCATCCTCGACGACGCGCAGTGCGCCGAGGCGTTCGCGGCCACGGAAGGCGAATTTGGCGATGGCCACCTTGTCGCTGCGCTT is a window of Streptomyces violaceusniger Tu 4113 DNA encoding:
- a CDS encoding Ku protein, with the translated sequence MRPVWSGAVTFGLVTISVKMYSATEDHSIRFRQIHLPDHGLIRNRKVCELDGQVLEQHEIGRAYEASKDLLVPITDEDLDNLPLPTARAIDVQAFVPEDRLDAIRYDKPYYLEGDGAVAAKPYVLLREALKRSDKVAIAKFAFRGRERLGALRVVEDAIALQVMHWDDEIRSAQGIAPSGVDISDSEVDEAMALMDAIGPTDISQYRDQYREAMEAIIRAKTEGVELPHAEAPAEPKGKVVDLMSALQDSVRAARKSRGEDTGDEAEVHEISRQRAPKKSTAKKTTAKKESGSGKKTAAKKTSRKRPAS
- a CDS encoding NADH-quinone oxidoreductase subunit D; this encodes MSSPEHEPAGARDTTEGHTYTITGGDWDEIFSAAEKADDERIIVNMGPQHPSTHGVLRLILEIDGETVKEARCGIGYLHTGIEKNMEFRNWVQGTTFVTRMDYLMPLFNETAYCLAVEKLLGITDHIPERASVIRVMMMELNRISSHLVAVAAGGMEIGSTTLMVYGFRDREVILDIFELVTGLRMNHGYVRPGGLAQDLPPGALDDIREGVRLLRSRLPEYDKLATNNPAFKARLMDVGYLNLAGCMALGATGPILRATGLPHDLRKSQPYCGYEGYDFEVETADTCDSYGRFLIRLHEMEQSLRIVEQCLEQLTGGGGEVMVADKKIAWPAQLSLGADGLGNSLDHIRKIMGESMEALIYHFKLVTEGFRVPPGQTYTAVESPRGELGVHVVSDGGTRPYRVHFRDPSFTNLQTMAAMCEGGQVADVIVAVAGIDPVMGGVDR